The Enterobacter asburiae sequence TTTGCGAGGCGAGATAGGCCACCAGAGGATGTGCGTCAGGGTCGGCTGAAATCAACTCCACGTTGTATTGCGTGATCGTGCCTTCACCAAAGACCCCCGAGCAGTAGTTGGTCCCGCCCATGTATCTGAAGTCTTCAATAAAAAAGCTGAACATATGCATTATTTTGTGAATGTCGCGTTGGTTAGTACGGTTATCCGCTATCCGAAACAGTATGGTATTACCTTCAATGTCATATTGATAACGAAGGCGCTGCTGCTTAAACAGCAAGATAAGCAGTAAGCGATTTATCCTGCTGAACTGTTCCGTCACCCTGACAACGTTGCTAATCATTGCATCTGACCGCTTTTTCATTTTCCCGTGACGGTGCGCCGCGCTTTTACCGGGGCGAAGCTGTGGCTTTTCGATCCCCTGCAGTAGCTGAGCATTAATGACGCCATGCTCAATAACGTAATGAATATGCTTAATTGCGGGCTCCAGCGCCTCAATGGAAAACAGCTCGGTATAGCCGTCGCCGGCATCAATACCCGTTTGATATTTGGCCAAAAGAAAATGCAGCATTTTCTCCAGCTTAAAAACCTCGGACTGCGGCAAGGCAATACGGTAAGAATGGGCATAATCCACATCGCCCCAGAACCGTTTTAGCGACTGAATTCGGTTATAGATGTTGTTGGCTTTACCCACTTTCATCATTTTTTTGGCCGGGAAAAGTAATAAATAGAGAAAAGAAGGGGTGTCCATAAGGCGCCTGTGATTACGGTAACCGAAAAAGCAATGATAGAAGTTTTTCATGTCAGGCGTAGCGCAGCGTTCACAACGCTGAGCGCTTCCTGCTTAAGGCGGTATAGCCCCAAAAGACTATACCACTCGTTCCCTCCTATCGTGCAATTAACGCAAACACGCCCCAGCCAACATATTCCCTTGTGTAAGCCACGTGGCGCTTGGGCGCTACCGTCAGCTCCGCGCGCACCTCCTGTGCAAAATCATCGTCGGGGTTGTGATCCAGCCAGCGGCGCATTGTCATCCATTTCGCGGCTTCGTATCTGTCCCAGCCCTCCTGGTCTGCCAGCACCATTTCGACCAGGTCATAACCCTGCTGATCGAAAGACGCGACGAGATCGGGCAGGGTGAGAAAGTCTGCGGTGGACGAGACGCCGCAAGCCCGAGCCGTCTCCTCCGTTGCGGGAACCTGTCGCCAGTAAGGTTCGCCGATGAGCATGGTTCCCCCAGGCTTAAGGCTTTGTGCCAGCAGGTCCATCGTCCCGGCAACGCCGCCCGCAATCCACG is a genomic window containing:
- a CDS encoding GIY-YIG nuclease family protein; amino-acid sequence: MDTPSFLYLLLFPAKKMMKVGKANNIYNRIQSLKRFWGDVDYAHSYRIALPQSEVFKLEKMLHFLLAKYQTGIDAGDGYTELFSIEALEPAIKHIHYVIEHGVINAQLLQGIEKPQLRPGKSAAHRHGKMKKRSDAMISNVVRVTEQFSRINRLLLILLFKQQRLRYQYDIEGNTILFRIADNRTNQRDIHKIMHMFSFFIEDFRYMGGTNYCSGVFGEGTITQYNVELISADPDAHPLVAYLASQTERLFNKLPSRSSLLMEDLPILESSRILREILQSEDEA
- a CDS encoding class I SAM-dependent methyltransferase, which translates into the protein MDIPRIFTISESEHRIHNPFTPEKYATLGRVLRMKPGARILDLGSGSGEMLCTWARDYGITGIGIDMSPLFTAQATRRAEALGVSERVHFVHNDAAGYVADEQCDVAACVGATWIAGGVAGTMDLLAQSLKPGGTMLIGEPYWRQVPATEETARACGVSSTADFLTLPDLVASFDQQGYDLVEMVLADQEGWDRYEAAKWMTMRRWLDHNPDDDFAQEVRAELTVAPKRHVAYTREYVGWGVFALIAR